From Saccharospirillaceae bacterium:
CGATCCGACACATGAAACTTACTTTGAATCTCGGCTTGATGTGTTAATAAATTCTCGCAACAAAGAACGCCTGCATAGATTATTATCACGTCAAAATGGTGAGTGTTTGTATTGCAAAAGGAAAATAACGGCTAAAACTG
This genomic window contains:
- a CDS encoding HNH endonuclease, whose protein sequence is DPTHETYFESRLDVLINSRNKERLHRLLSRQNGECLYCKRKITAKTGWNIHRLVPLYLGGDNKTSNTVVVHPSCHNSIHKSKNTAAPSYMAL